One window of the Leptospira koniambonensis genome contains the following:
- a CDS encoding PA0069 family radical SAM protein encodes MNSKKRGTEELPPSRFDKTKREIWREDRYDLGEESSPSTQFFWEDSKSVLTRNKSPDIPFDASINPYRGCEHGCIYCFARPNHSYVDLSPGLDFETKIFVKKEPAKLLAEELRKKKQALAPITIGTATDPYQPGERIYKNTRSLLEVMLEFKQPIAIITKSSLIQRDIDILSEMGKLGILKVFLSITTLDKELWSKLEPRAPAPVRRMETLRKLTDVGIPTGVLFAPVIPFINDFEMEHLLEQASLSGAEAAGMVFIRLPFEVASLFEDWLTRYFPLKKEKVLKVISEARGGKLYEANWGERMRGAGNYAELLQKRFSICIKRFGLTKRRELRTDLFAVPTKYLIRKKKDEDLLPGLF; translated from the coding sequence ATGAATTCTAAGAAAAGAGGAACTGAAGAACTTCCTCCAAGTAGATTTGACAAAACCAAAAGAGAAATTTGGCGAGAAGATCGATATGATCTAGGAGAGGAATCCTCTCCTTCTACCCAATTCTTTTGGGAAGATTCCAAATCAGTTCTCACTCGAAATAAATCACCTGACATTCCATTCGATGCGAGTATCAATCCTTATAGAGGTTGTGAGCATGGATGTATTTATTGTTTCGCAAGACCAAATCATTCTTATGTGGATCTCTCACCAGGTCTTGACTTCGAAACAAAAATATTCGTGAAGAAGGAGCCAGCCAAACTTTTAGCGGAAGAATTAAGAAAGAAGAAGCAGGCACTTGCACCAATCACAATAGGCACTGCAACAGATCCATACCAACCGGGAGAAAGGATCTATAAAAATACAAGATCACTATTAGAAGTAATGTTGGAATTCAAACAGCCAATAGCAATCATCACTAAGTCTTCTCTAATACAAAGAGATATAGATATTCTTTCCGAAATGGGAAAATTAGGAATTTTGAAAGTATTTCTTTCTATCACCACTTTGGATAAGGAACTTTGGTCCAAATTAGAACCACGCGCCCCTGCTCCCGTAAGAAGAATGGAAACTCTTCGAAAACTTACAGATGTTGGAATTCCAACAGGGGTATTATTCGCTCCAGTAATTCCATTTATAAACGATTTCGAAATGGAACATCTATTGGAACAGGCATCTTTATCAGGAGCAGAAGCAGCAGGAATGGTATTTATAAGACTTCCATTCGAAGTAGCATCTTTATTTGAAGACTGGCTTACCAGATATTTCCCGCTCAAAAAAGAAAAAGTCCTAAAAGTCATCTCAGAAGCAAGAGGTGGAAAATTATACGAAGCCAACTGGGGAGAAAGAATGAGAGGAGCAGGGAATTATGCTGAACTTCTCCAAAAAAGATTTTCGATCTGTATCAAAAGGTTCGGGCTTACAAAAAGAAGAGAATTGAGAACCGATTTATTTGCGGTTCCTACTAAATATCTGATCCGAAAAAAGAAGGATGAGGATTTACTGCCTGGTTTATTCTAA
- the msrA gene encoding peptide-methionine (S)-S-oxide reductase MsrA has product MIENLFKLIRLESILIIFIIFGFSNILHSKENPKTETAIFAGGCFWCMEGPFEKLPGVISVISGYTGGKEINPTYEDVGYGRTGHRESVLITYDPKKIDYAKLLDTYWRQIDPTDSGGQFADRGNQYRAAIYFKNEAQRKLAQEFKDKIGASKKFSSPIAVEILQASEFYPAEEYHQDYYKKNPTHYKQYRKGSGREDYVKEVWGAKPD; this is encoded by the coding sequence ATGATAGAAAATTTGTTCAAACTTATAAGATTAGAATCCATACTTATAATATTCATAATATTTGGTTTTTCGAATATACTTCACTCCAAAGAAAATCCCAAAACAGAAACAGCCATTTTTGCAGGTGGATGTTTTTGGTGTATGGAAGGACCTTTCGAAAAACTACCTGGTGTCATATCCGTAATCTCAGGATATACAGGTGGAAAGGAGATAAACCCCACATACGAAGACGTAGGTTACGGGAGAACTGGACACAGAGAATCAGTATTGATCACATACGATCCCAAAAAGATAGATTATGCAAAACTTTTGGACACATATTGGAGGCAAATAGATCCAACAGATTCAGGAGGGCAATTCGCAGATAGAGGTAATCAGTATAGAGCAGCTATCTATTTTAAGAATGAGGCTCAGAGAAAATTAGCCCAAGAGTTTAAGGATAAAATAGGAGCTTCTAAAAAATTCTCCTCTCCGATTGCTGTGGAGATATTGCAAGCATCAGAATTTTATCCCGCAGAAGAATATCATCAGGATTATTATAAAAAGAACCCTACGCATTATAAACAATACAGAAAGGGTTCTGGAAGAGAGGATTACGTGAAAGAAGTCTGGGGAGCTAAACCAGACTAA
- a CDS encoding glutathione S-transferase family protein, whose protein sequence is MSDLKLVIGNKNISSWSFRPWILLTQFGIPFEEISLKLFTPEYAAIIDKYSPSKKVPVLNDGDLRVWDSLSIAEYLAEKYAEKALWPKDQIVRAKARSITAEMHSGFTGLRSNLSMNFHGRKSDFSVPEDAKKDIDRIQNLWEECLSSYGGPFLFGQNFSIADAFYAPVVSRFITYGVKLGPKASEYVQTISNLPSYKSWGEGAKLEVS, encoded by the coding sequence ATGAGCGATCTGAAACTTGTAATCGGAAATAAAAACATCTCTTCCTGGTCTTTCCGCCCATGGATCCTACTCACTCAATTCGGGATCCCTTTCGAAGAGATCTCCTTAAAACTATTCACACCTGAATATGCAGCCATAATCGATAAGTATTCCCCTTCTAAAAAGGTCCCTGTCTTAAATGATGGAGACCTAAGAGTTTGGGACAGTCTTAGTATCGCGGAATATTTGGCAGAAAAATATGCGGAGAAGGCACTCTGGCCCAAGGATCAAATCGTGAGAGCCAAGGCAAGATCCATAACTGCAGAAATGCATTCAGGATTCACAGGCCTAAGATCTAATCTAAGCATGAATTTTCATGGCAGAAAGTCCGACTTCTCCGTACCGGAAGACGCAAAGAAGGATATCGATCGGATCCAAAACCTTTGGGAAGAATGTTTGAGCTCCTACGGGGGACCGTTCTTGTTCGGCCAAAACTTCTCCATAGCTGATGCGTTCTACGCTCCAGTGGTTTCTAGATTTATAACGTACGGAGTAAAACTTGGGCCTAAAGCAAGCGAGTATGTGCAAACCATCTCTAATTTACCTTCTTACAAATCCTGGGGAGAAGGAGCCAAATTAGAAGTATCTTAA
- a CDS encoding PAS domain-containing protein — protein MNRMDLSLENVKEIIQTQESMPDILLICDSSGRILHINENGRKMLSIASVESAKSMSITDLLSETDQKYFETVILPNVSKSGEFEGRGLHLMKKDGSFLQTKQHAYLMPEKSYLFVFTEDKESEAGKKEALYKAFQQSQNGMFLTDKEGVILAVNKQFEKISGLKENELIGKTPKAFQSGAGASKTFYDEFWESVLQGSVSISNSNLKNSFVKDWKQNVLPIKDRNGEVSSFLSTILANPELSESGEAKNNLDFAKSPSDTFRKYEGMDREALIGILRDKTKLTKKETEICAGIASGKDKSRISEDLGIHPGTMKNHLKSIYRKTIDLEKEIPGPERDKLQRLTIYLFRLLGE, from the coding sequence ATGAATCGGATGGATCTAAGCTTGGAAAACGTTAAAGAAATTATTCAAACACAAGAAAGTATGCCCGATATTTTGTTAATTTGTGATTCGAGCGGAAGGATCCTTCATATTAACGAGAATGGAAGGAAGATGCTTAGCATTGCTTCTGTTGAATCTGCTAAGAGTATGAGTATTACTGATCTTCTTTCAGAGACGGATCAAAAATATTTCGAAACAGTTATACTACCTAATGTAAGCAAATCGGGAGAGTTTGAAGGAAGAGGACTTCATCTAATGAAGAAGGACGGAAGTTTCCTACAAACAAAACAACATGCTTATCTAATGCCGGAGAAATCTTATCTATTCGTATTCACGGAAGATAAAGAATCAGAAGCAGGAAAGAAGGAAGCTTTGTACAAAGCATTCCAACAATCTCAAAACGGAATGTTCTTAACCGATAAAGAAGGTGTTATCCTTGCGGTGAATAAACAGTTCGAAAAAATTTCCGGCTTAAAAGAGAATGAACTTATAGGAAAAACTCCAAAAGCATTCCAGTCCGGAGCGGGAGCATCTAAAACTTTTTATGATGAGTTTTGGGAATCAGTTCTGCAAGGTTCAGTTTCTATCTCTAATTCGAATCTCAAAAATAGTTTCGTAAAAGATTGGAAACAAAATGTTCTTCCTATCAAAGATCGTAATGGAGAAGTTTCCAGCTTCTTAAGCACTATTCTTGCGAATCCTGAGCTTTCTGAGTCTGGAGAAGCAAAGAATAATTTAGATTTTGCAAAATCTCCATCTGATACTTTCAGAAAATATGAAGGTATGGATAGAGAAGCTCTGATCGGAATTTTAAGAGATAAAACAAAACTCACTAAAAAAGAAACAGAGATCTGTGCGGGAATTGCTTCCGGCAAGGATAAGAGTCGGATCAGCGAAGACCTAGGTATCCATCCTGGGACTATGAAAAACCATCTTAAATCGATTTATAGAAAGACTATCGATCTAGAAAAAGAGATCCCAGGTCCAGAACGCGACAAGCTTCAGAGACTTACAATTTACCTCTTCCGTTTACTCGGTGAGTGA